The Nanoarchaeota archaeon genome window below encodes:
- a CDS encoding ATP-binding protein, translating to MKNIPFIDREKEMEVLERTRDKNFFMIVRGRRRIGKTTLLRKAFPDAIYIFIWPNKSHSWIVNQICIEYGLPQFQNFIDIVKYLLDKNKIIIIDEFQNFLNVDKSVFGEMQKLVDDRMMKKENTRIIVSGSSYSLIKKIFNLEAAPLYGRRTNEMILQELPAEKLLFKMSMEEFIKTWSIFGGVPYYYTLLDENIPVEKMITRMIEEKDSMLMDEGRAVLSVEFGGESKTYNTIITAIAEGKTRLNEISTLFSNKKGETIKYLDLLRKEFNLIKRETPILSDPRKSREGTYAINDNFLSFWFYFVDKQRAYMEQERFDEVTAFFKENFPKFVGKKFEKFIIYIIRNKIILADFGFIKLGRQWGRIHGADDGKNQYEIDIVALNGKQMLLGECKWQEDVDAKEILDGLWQKASYIDTENKSMHFAIFAKSFSSKPKSHNEMPVLCFDLHDIEKAIRKQMIK from the coding sequence ATGAAAAACATACCGTTTATTGATAGAGAAAAAGAAATGGAAGTGCTGGAAAGAACAAGAGATAAGAATTTTTTTATGATTGTCCGAGGCAGAAGGAGAATAGGAAAAACAACATTATTGAGGAAAGCGTTTCCGGACGCAATTTATATATTTATCTGGCCGAATAAGTCGCACTCATGGATCGTCAATCAGATTTGCATTGAGTACGGACTCCCCCAATTTCAGAACTTTATCGATATCGTAAAGTATCTGCTTGATAAAAACAAAATAATAATTATTGACGAATTTCAAAATTTTTTGAATGTTGATAAGTCAGTTTTTGGAGAAATGCAAAAGTTAGTCGATGATAGAATGATGAAAAAAGAAAATACCCGAATCATTGTAAGCGGTTCAAGTTATTCTCTGATAAAAAAAATATTCAATCTCGAAGCAGCCCCTCTTTATGGGAGGCGGACGAACGAAATGATTCTCCAGGAGCTGCCTGCAGAGAAATTGCTGTTCAAAATGAGCATGGAGGAGTTCATAAAAACATGGTCAATTTTTGGCGGTGTGCCTTATTATTATACCCTTTTGGACGAAAATATTCCTGTAGAGAAAATGATAACCCGGATGATCGAAGAAAAAGATTCTATGCTCATGGATGAAGGCAGGGCGGTTTTATCTGTCGAATTTGGCGGGGAATCAAAAACATACAATACAATCATTACAGCAATTGCAGAAGGCAAGACAAGATTGAATGAAATCTCCACGCTTTTTTCAAATAAGAAAGGCGAAACCATAAAATATCTGGATCTTTTAAGAAAAGAGTTCAATTTAATTAAGCGGGAAACGCCGATACTTTCAGACCCGAGAAAATCCAGGGAAGGCACATATGCCATAAATGATAATTTCCTCTCATTCTGGTTCTATTTTGTGGATAAGCAACGGGCTTATATGGAGCAGGAACGATTCGATGAAGTAACCGCATTTTTTAAAGAAAACTTTCCGAAATTTGTAGGAAAAAAATTCGAAAAATTCATAATCTACATTATAAGAAATAAGATTATTCTTGCTGATTTCGGCTTTATAAAATTGGGCAGGCAGTGGGGAAGGATACACGGCGCTGATGACGGGAAAAACCAATATGAGATAGATATCGTTGCGTTGAACGGCAAACAAATGCTTTTGGGAGAATGCAAATGGCAGGAAGATGTTGATGCAAAGGAAATCCTTGATGGGTTATGGCAGAAAGCGTCATATATAGATACGGAAAACAAGTCGATGCATTTCGCAATCTTTGCAAAAAGCTTCTCATCCAAACCCAAAAGCCATAATGAAATGCCTGTTTTGTGTTTTGACCTTCACGACATTGAGAAAGCAATAAGAAAGCAGATGATCAAATGA